The proteins below come from a single Rosa rugosa chromosome 2, drRosRugo1.1, whole genome shotgun sequence genomic window:
- the LOC133732429 gene encoding actin-binding protein wsp1-like, giving the protein MGKEEITQKCTSPTGGFGRSSNSKKTNKQKKVPQRGLGVAQLEKIRLEEQQKKAASVLTSPTPPASNSLPSPTKSSPCVPNPAPIRHYQPPSSIPFPSLPSLDLPSPNSIFRPPNADVVRKPNSISTVPLPNKGTHGFEIPGHGNVVVPNLWNPNCEYNSADLNKESSSGILDPGFAFRRSLNNLPTFDNSNAIWALPNFPQRTHQFHHQPPPPPPPPSLVNVSSATSLLSSSSVLNFHTEPPSNQSYHSNYTTPMWSEEERMVAMKRPYPFSHDNEAPSINFKFPTFAPPPMRTDETTSCGNRGGTFNLDPDGNTIFREGSTCSTSISESNSKISIKENGSVNGDFLTLAPPTTNRTCPSPKFNFPPAYLAFHNPEVPDFASFPYKGSSEDTILQSGPSGSTPQQAFYTFIPPAKSQIVKPAATINNCNGEVGETVDLNLKL; this is encoded by the exons ATGGGTAAAGAGGAAATAACCCAGAAGTGTACTAGTCCTACTGGTGGCTTTGGTAGATCCTCAAATTCCAAAAAGACTAATAAGCAAAAGAAAGTGCCACAGAGAGGTTTAGGTGTGGCTCAGCTTGAGAAGATCAGATTAGAAGAACAGCAAAAGAAAGCTGCTTCTGTTTTGACATCACCAACCCCACCTGCCTCTAATTCCTTACCATCACCAACCAAATCATCTCCATGTGTTCCTAATCCCGCTCCAATTAGACATTATCAACCACCCTCTTCAATCCCATTTCCATCTCTGCCATCACTGGATCTGCCCTCACCAAACTCGATTTTCAGGCCACCCAATGCCGATGTTGTTCGAAAGCCGAACAGTATTAGTACTGTTCCATTGCCTAACAAGGGGACTCATGGGTTTGAGATTCCGGGACATGGAAATGTTGTTGTTCCCAACTTGTGGAATCCCAATTGTGAGTACAACAGTGCTGATCTCAATAAGGAGAGTTCATCAGGAATTTTGGATCCCGGATTCGCATTTCGGCGTAGTTTGAATAATTTGCCTACTTTCGATAACTCCAACGCGATTTGGGCTCTCCCCAATTTTCCACAAAGAACACACCAATTTCATCaccaaccaccaccaccaccacctcctccttcATTG GTGAATGTCTCATCAGCTACTTCATTATTGTCATCATCATCTGTACTAAACTTTCACACAGAGCCCCCTTCAAACCAAAGCTATCACAGCAACTATACTACACCAATGTGGTCAGAGGAAGAAAGG ATGGTTGCCATGAAAAGGCCATATCCCTTTTCTCACGACAATGAGGCTCCCTCAATCAACTTCAAATTCCCAACCTTTGCTCCTCCTCCTATGAGGACAGATGAAACAACTTCATGTGGGAACAGAGGAGGCACCTTCAATTTAGACCCTGACGGCAACACAATCTTCAG AGAAGGCTCTACCTGCTCAACTTCGATTTCGGAGTCCAATTCGAAGATTAGCATAAAAGAAAATGGGAGTGTTAATGGAGATTTTCTCACACTTGCCCCTCCTACAACTAATAGGACATGTCCGAGCCCAAAGTTTAATTTTCCTCCAGCTTATCTAGCATTCCATAACCCTGAAGTCCCCGATTTCGCCTCATTTCCTTATAAA GGAAGTTCAGAAGATACAATTTTACAGTCAGGACCAAGTGGTTCAACTCCACAACAGGCTTTCTACACCTTCATCCCACCAGCAAAATCACAAATTGTTAAACCAGCAGCAACCATAAACAATTGTAATGGTGAAGTAGGAGAAACTGTTGATCtcaatttgaaattataa
- the LOC133728133 gene encoding sodium/calcium exchanger NCL-like codes for MSIKPYVPFSFFFFFFFFFLLLVLCSNAQGRFTSYRQSSTDLASDGVNERESESETSSYLLSLKPLSVESTCEETYGFMPCTTTVVGNMFLMLVYGYLMYSAAKWLSSGSEILLEILGPGIVGGLFLPVLTSLPDAMLILVSGLSGSTETAQSQVSVGIGLLAGSTVLVLSLIWGSCVVVGKCDIENSKAKDNEDTKGFNFTGSGVSTDIWTSYSARIMAVSVIPFLIVQIPQVLNSYSGRRIAVLIALIVSVTLFVSYCIYQVCQPWVQKRHIAYAKHKHVISGILQHLKMRALGWLLDDDGEPNKEVIDKLFCTIDQDNDGYLSATELRALIIGVRFDQIELNKDDAVEKLMQEFDTSHDSRIDRNEFFIGVSKWLNVAKRVANSKSPSDRKFLTDFHSRTKQEHDLLGAGDQSEEAIEERKNIKLAFLKAVGMLLVGTLIAAVVAEPLVDVVDNFSDATSIPNFFISFIILPLFTASEGVSAITFASRKKIRTASLTFSQLYGSVTMKNVLCLSVFLALVYIRELTWDFSAEVLVILIVCIVMGVFGSFRTTFPLWTSSIAFILYPFSVALIYVLDFVFGWS; via the exons ATGTCTATAAAACCGTACGtacccttctccttcttcttcttcttcttcttcttcttcctcttgctAGTCCTATGTAGCAATGCCCAAGGCCGGTTCACCTCTTACCGTCAATCTTCAACCGATCTAGCCTCCGATGGGGTCAACGAACGCGAATCCGAATCCGAGACCTCATCCTACCTCCTCAGTCTCAAACCCTTATCTGTGGAGTCCACGTGTGAGGAGACCTATGGTTTCATGCCATGCACCACCACCGTTGTTGGGAACATGTTCCTCATGCTGGTTTATGGTTACTTGATGTATTCGGCGGCCAAATGGCTCTCCAGCGGCAGCGAGATTCTGCTTGAGATTCTCGGCCCCGGTATCGTCGGAGGCTTGTTCCTCCCCGTCCTCACTTCTCTTCCCGATGCCATGCTCATTCTCG TATCCGGACTCTCCGGGAGTACAGAAACTGCTCAAAGTCAGGTCTCTGTGGGAATTGGGTTGCTTGCTGGGTCAACAGTGTTAGTTCTTTCACTAATATGGGGTTCCTGTGTTGTTGTTGGCAAGTGCGATATTGAAAATTCCAAAGCAAAAGATAACGAGGACACAAAAGGGTTTAACTTCACTG GTTCTGGTGTCAGTACTGATATCTGGACTAGCTATTCTGCAAGGATTATGGCTGTCTCTGTTATCCCATTCCTTATTGTTCAAATACCACAGGTTCTCAATTCGTACTCAGGAAGACGCATAGCAGTTTTGATTGCGCTCATTGTCTCTGTCACGCTATTTGTTTCATATTGCATTTATCAG GTGTGTCAACCATGGGTCCAGAAGAGACATATTGCTTATGCAAAACATAAGCATGTTATATCAGGAATCTTACAACATCTAAAGATGCGTGCATTGGGATGGCTTCTTGACGATGATGGAGAACCCAATAAAGAAGTTATAGATAA GTTGTTTTGTACAATTGATCAGGACAATGATGGATATCTTTCAGCTACTGAATTAAGAGCACTTATAATAGGAGTCCGGTTTGATCAAATAGAGTTGAATAAGGATGATGCTGTGGAAAAACTGATGCAGGAATTTGATACTTCTCATGATTCTCGCATTGATAGGAACGAATTCTTTATTGGTGTCTCAAAATGGCTTAATGTTGCAAAGCGTGTAGCAAATTCCAAGTCTCCCTCTGATCGTAAATTTTTAACTGACTTCCACTCG AGGACAAAGCAAGAGCATGATCTTTTAGGGGCGGGTGATCAAAGTGAGGAGGCCATTGAGGAAAGGAAAAATATCAAGTTGGCCTTCCTCAAAGCGGTAGGAATGCTGTTGGTAGGAACTCTTATTGCGGCTGTAGTGGCAGAACCTTTGGTCGACGTCGTTGATAATTTCTCAGATGCCACAAGCATTCCAAATTTCTTCATCTCATTCATTATACTACCTTTGTTTACTGCTAGTGAGGGTGTGTCTGCAATAACATTCGCTAGCCGAAAAAAGATACGAACTGCCTCTTTGACATTTTCTCAG TTGTATGGCTCAGTAACCATGAAGAATGTGCTTTGCCTATCTGTATTTTTGGCCCTGGTTTACATCAGGGAATTAACATGGGATTTCTCAGCAGAAGTTCTTGTCATTCTTATTGTCTGCATAGTGATGGGTGTTTTTGGCAGTTTCCGCACCACCTTCCCTCTCTGGACATCATCAATTGCTTTCATACTCTATCCGTTCTCGGTGGCACTGATTTATGTTCTGGATTTCGTTTTTGGTTGGTCATAG